AATGTAAAAGATCACTTTCTGATGatgtattactttaaaatttttctttctttgatcccttttctcccattctcGAACATTGTTTGTCTCCCATTCCATGCTCCTGTCATTCTGTGTTCCATATTTTGGTGCTTTCGTATCTTGTTCCTGTGCAGTTTTCTCTAGACTTTTCCACTTTGCTCAAATAGGTTATAGTTTTAAATATCTCTAATTTTTTGCTTATTCCTCACCTTCTGTATTTTTTACACCTATACTTGATGAATCTCTTCCAATAATACTTGGAAATGTTTGTCTTCTACGCTGAaaccaaaaaaagttttttgtatcTAGTCCTTTTGAAAATCAGTACTCAAAGAATTATGAAAGTTGGAAAAAGTATGTGCCACATCCATTGCACAATGTGTGTATATTAGGCATAAATTTGACCTTATAAACTCATTTGCATATTTCTGCCAGTTCtagtggagaaggagagaatcattTTAAAGTTATCTTATCATAAGTATTGAGTCCGTTATATAAACAGCTATACATGGTCTGTTGTGTATATAGTAAATCCTAGAAAAGAATCCTGTGAAGATAATTTGGCCTCCAATCCTAACTTCTTTATGGATGGAAGTCACTATATGAAAAAGACATACTGAAGTTTGAATTACTTTGTAATGGATTAGGAATAAAAGTCTCTGAAATGGGGGAATGGGAGTGTGCAGCATGGAAGAAGTATCATTGTTTAAGGAGTAGTTGGAAGCTTGGGTAAGTTTTTCTCAAGGAATTTGATCCAAGAAGCAACACAAGTTTAATTTTAGCTcagtttttcctccattttccacATCTCCGATGGAAATAGCTCATTATTGGgaatttctgttatattttacttattgCAAGACAGGAAATTGAGTAGATAGTCGTTGAATAACACTTACTTGTTGTAGAGTGAGTATTTGTTGCCAACAGACCAACCCTGTTCTCACTGGGATGTGAGCacagtttttatatttgttgttcatgattttttatactaaaataaatatgattacaTGGTTAATCTCTTTCTATTTGGTTTCATCAATCTAAAACCTAACGTGCATTTTTTGCTAATAACATGAGAGAAATTGATTAACaggcataaatattatttaataatacattgCCTTCAGATGGTTTTGCTGTATGTAAATATGAACTCTTCTATAATCTACTATGCataatgccatttatttttcctccttttttaggCTAAATGCTCATTTTGAAGTAAATCCAGATTGTTCTGTCTCTCGAGCAGAAATGTATTCTGAGTACCTCTCAACGTGCAGTAAATTAGCTCGTGGTGGAATCCTAACTTCAACTGGATTTTATAAATGTCTTAGGTAGGATGCATAGTTGTTAACTTCAAACAAAGTTCATGTATATCACTTAGAACACCTCTTGCTCTTAGACAAAATAtccagttttaaatatttctactaCTTGAAATATTGGCTAGGTTGTAGTAAGGgtgaaaatttaaatacaagGAAATTTTGGAAATCAAACCTGGTGTTTGTATTTGAATATTAGAAGGCTTtatcaaagaaagaagagagcaaaCTTTTTTCTACCTACTTTTATATGTTAGAGACATGACTTTCGCCCTTTGTAGTCTTGAATAATAGTCTATAGCTAATACTCTTGTCATCGGATATCAAAGCTTTTTGATATTTGCAAAGTTCATAAAATAGACACTGATTGCCTAGATGCAGGCTTTTTTGTTAATTATATATGCAATAGAATTATTAAAACCCCCACAGTgttaataataatgattttaaaattggagaattgatcttttatgttttttctttgctcCCTACCCTTACAGAATCTATAACTATAGAATCATACTGGTTCATATGAGTAGCAGCAAATGTCCTGCTGCTGTTATGTAAACACTGTTAGAAGTCAGTGTTTTTTTGCTCGTGTGCTAGTTAACAAAACTAAGTATTATGTACTTTACAGAACGGTCTTTCCAAATCATACAGTGAAGAGAGTGGAGGATTCCAGCAGCAACGGGCAGGCACATATTCATGTGGTCGGAGTAAAACGGAGGGCTATACCACTTCCCATTCAGATGTACTATCAGCAGCAACCAGTCTCTACTCCTGTTGTTCGTGTTGATTCTGTTCCTGATGTATCTCCAAGTCCTTCACCTGCAGGTATTAATTTTGAGTTTTAAGTATTACTGActtaataagtaaaaaatgaaaaagaatattatataaatttaaaatgtataatttttccttgtttttcctaGTAGCATTTCTTGCTTACTCTATTACTTATTATCATATTCGTGATAAGTAGTTAGATGTTAATttcctaaaactatttttttcttgtattagtAAAATAATGCCTACCTGCAGCTTTCAGTCATTTCATTACAAATTTTGGCTTTCCCTCCTATTTTTCAGGAATCCCTCATGGACCACAAACTGTAGGAAACCATTTTCAGAGGACTTCTGTTACCAACCAATCTTCAAATTTAACTGCAACACAAATGTCTTTTCCAGTACAAGGTGTTCATACTGTGGCACAGACTGTTTCAGAATTCCACCAAATCCTACAGTTCATACCCACCAGCAGCAAAATGCTCCatgactgtcattcaaaataagcTCCAATTCCTTGTGAAGTTGTTAAGGCTACAGTAATTCAGAATTCTCTACCCCAGACAGCAGTTCCTGTTAGTATTGCTGTGGGAGGAGGAGCTGCTCagagttctgtggttcagaatCATAGTACAGGACCACAACCCGTTACAGTTGTAAATTCCCAGACATTGCTTCATCATCCATCTGTAATTCCACAACAGTCTCCATTACACACAGTGGTACCAGGACAGATACCTTCCGGCACTCCTGTTACAGTAATTCAGCAAGCCGTCCCACAGAGTCATATATTTGGCAGAGTACAGAACATACCAGCATGTACTTCTACAGTTTCACAGGGTCAACAGTTAATCACCACATCACCCCAGCCTGTGCAAACTTCATCTCAACAAACATCAGCTGGTAGCCAGCCACAAGACACCGTTATCATAGCACCTTCACAATATGTAACAACTTCTGCATCCAATATTGTCTCAGCAACGTCCGTACAGAATTTTCAGGTAGCTACAGGACAGATGGTTACCATTGCTGGTGTCCCAAGTCCACAACCCTCAAGAGTAGGGTTTCAGAACATTGCACCAAAACCTCTCCCTTCTCAGCAAGTTTCATCAACAGTGGTACAACAGCCCATTCAACAACCACAGCAGCCAACCCAACAAAGCGTAGTGATTGTAAGCCAGCCGGCTCAACAAGGTCAAACTTATGCACCAGCCATTCACCAAATTGTTCTTGCTAATCCAGCAGCTCTTCCAGCTGGTCAGACAGTTCAGCTAACTGGGCAACCAAACATAACTCCATCTTCCTCACCATCACCTGTCCCAGCTACTAATAACCAAGTCCCAACTGCCATGTCATCTTCTTCCGCCCCTCAGTCACAAGGACCACCTCCTACCGTCAGTCAGATGCTGTCTGTgaagaggcagcagcagcagcagcattcaCCAGCGCCCTCACCACAACAGGTACAAGTACAGGTTCAGCAGCCACAACAAGTACAGATGCAAGTTCAGCCACAGCAGACAAACGCAGGCGTTGGTCAGCCTGCTTCTGGTGAGTCAAGTCTGATAAAACAGTTGCTGCTTCCAAAGCGTGGTCCTTCAACACCAGGTGGTAAGCTAATTCTCCCAGCTCCACAGATTCCTCCCCCTAATAATGCTAGAGCTCCTAGCCCTCAGGTGGTATACCAGGTGGCCAATAACCAAGCAGCAGGTTTTGGAGTGCAGGGGCAAACTTCTGCTCAGCAGCTATTGGTTGGGCAGCAAAATGTTCAGTTGGTCCAAAGTGCAATGCCACCTGCAGGGGGAGTGCAAACTGTGCCCATCTCGAACTTACAAATATTGCCAGGCCCACTGATCTCAAATAGCCCAGCAACCATTTTCCAAGGGACTTCTGGCAACCAGGTAACCATAACAGTTGTGCCAAATACAAGTTTTGCAACTGCAACTGTgagtcagggaaatgcaactcagCTCATTGCTCCAGCAGGAATTACTATGAGTGGAACACAAGCAGGAGTTGGACTTCAGGTGCAAACGCTTCCAGCCACTCAGACATCTCCAGCTGGACAATCATCCTGTACTACTGCTACTCCCCCGTTCAAAGGTGATAAGATAATTTGCcaaaaggaggaggaagcaaaAGAAGCAACAGGTTTACATGTTCATGAACGTAAGATTGAAGTCATGGAGAACCCGTCCTGCCGACGAGGAACCACAAACACCAGCAATGGGgatacaaaggaaaatgaaatgcagGTGGGAAGTCTTTTAAATGGGAGAAAGTACAGTGACTCAAGTCTACCTCCTTCAAACTCAGGGAAAATTCAAAGTGAGGCTAATCAGTGCTCACTAATCAGTAATGGGCCATCGTTAGAATTAGGTGAGAATGGAACATCCGGAAAACAGAACTCAGAACAAATCGACATGCAGGATATCAAAAGTGATTTGAAAAAACCTCTGGTTAATGGAATCTGTGATTTTGATAAAGGAGATGGTTCTCATTTAAGCAAAAACATTCCAAATCACAAAACTTCCAATCATGTAGGAAATGGCGAGATATCTCCAATGGAACCACAAGGGACTTTAGATGCCACTCAGCAAGATACTGCCAAAGGTGATCAATTAGAAAGAATTTCTAATGGACCTATATTAACTTTGGGTGGTTCACCATCTGTGAGCAGTATACAGGAGGCTCCAAATGTGGCGACACAGCAGTTTAGTGGTACTGATTTGCCTAATGGACCTCTAGCTTCAAGTTTGAATTCAGATGTGCCTCAGCAACGCCCAAGTGTAGTTGTCTCACCACATTCTACAACCTCTGTTATACAGGGGCATCAAGTCGTAGCAGTTCCCCACTCAGGATCAAGAGTGTCCCATTCTCCTGCCCTGTCATCTGACGTTCGGTCTACAAATGGCACAGCAGAATGCAAAACTGTAAAGAGGCCAGCAGAGGATAATGATAGGGAAACAGTCACAGGAATTCCAAATAAAGTAGGAGTTAGAATTGTTACAATCAGTGACCCCAACAATGCTGGCTGCAGTGCAACAATGGTTGCCGTGCCAGCAGGAGCAGATCCAAGCACTGTAGCGAAAGTAGCAATAGAAAGTGCTGTTCAGCAAAAGCAACAGCATCCACCAACATACGTACAGAATGTGGTCCCACAGGTAAGTTGTTCTGCTATCATATTGCTCTTAGAAATTTCTGATTTGTAAATAGGATTTTAGGGAAAAATGCACTGTTGTTCCATGCCTCATCTTGAAAAGGTAATTGTGTCTGCTCACTGATGTACTCAGGTTCTCGTGCtcttattttttggtgttttttggtATTATACAGTTTTTAATTGTTAACTTTAGCACGTGGTTTGAAGTCTTTTCAATTTTGTTATAGACCCAAATTAGTAATTTTATAGACCCAAGATAGAGGAGTACTTGCTAATCTGACAtcttttagagaattttttaaatgtttattaattgagCACGTGCgcgagagagcgtgtgtgcatgtgcacgagtgggggaagggcagagagagggggagagagactcccaagcaggttccgcactgccagtgcagagcccagtgcgggtctggaacccacaaattgtgagatcatgactggagtcaaaatcaagagtcgggtgcttaactgaatgaaccacccaggtgctgtttagagactttttaaatgtaagttaGTCTCCTTTTGGTCTCCTTTGGAAGGGGATGCTAAAACCACTTTAAAAGGGAGTTGCTGTATTTGATTTTGATGTATGTTTTTATGGCTTGTTTCACagttcttttgtaaaaaaaaaaaaaaaaagatgaatccaTAAGAACTTTATCAAGTGTGttcttattatatttacatattgacTTAGTTgcctttattctttaaaaagtgttataatttcagtttctttcagcTATTCTGATATTCTTGCTGCTGTGTTTCTTACTCCTTTGCCCTACTATCATGTTTCTGCTATTCCCTCTTTAATATCTCCTATCTGATCTGTACACTTTAGTAAATACAAGTGTTTTCTAGCATCAGTGCTACTGAGTTGAGGGTCATTCTGCCTGTAAAGTTTTTAAGGACAGTCTTGCATGCTGTTTCCACTGAAACTAGGGGTTTGCTTCACAGACAGTTGTCTGTCACCTATTTCCTGGATTACTTTTTCTTCACTCTCTTTCCTAAGTACTCCGTAGCCAGACCCTTCTGTGACTCACCAGCTCTGCTAGCAGTCTTCTGACTTGGGTTTCGtctctgtgcttttggtgtttaCAGCAGATCTATGGCCATTGTTGGCATTAGTACCAAATTTAGCAGTGGAGGTGTCAGCagaataaaagatgaaagaacaAAGAATCCCTTGGTTCAGAACACTTCATCCACTGATATGCATCTTTTTTCATGTGGGTGGATAAAACTGGACAGTGCTGTCTGGAGGTATAATGAGATTTGAATTCATATGTCAGTACTACCTTGCATAGGTTTATCTTTATTGCAAGGTACCTAAATAGGTTGAGTATTCTTTAGTTGTGGTATATACATGGCAATAATTAATACTGAGTTTTGGTGAAAAATACGAAATCAGTTTTACTCAAACTGCCATGCTACTCTTTGAGTTTTTCATCCATTaagcacattaattttttttttaatggtgcaatgtctggcacatagtattcAGTAAGTTGgatctttatatttttcctacACTTAATAATTAACCAGTTCACCTTGATTATGTTCCTAactctgtttttttcctctcagattCCCTTATAATCCTAAATAGTTATAACAGACTAAGCCAAGTGAGAGAAAAACTCCATTATTGTGGAACTATCAACCCTCATTTTTTGTGTCCTTAATCTTCCAGTGTGACTATATTCAATAATGATACTTAAGTaacaaagaacaaacaacaatactttttaaaactagGACCTGTGTTAGGAACTTTGCACTAAAGCATTTCCTCAGTTAATCCTTTATGTAACTCTGTTGGGTAAAAATTGTTATTGATGTTTTAGAAATGAGGCTCTAAGATGCAAAGTAACTTGCCTTAGGTCACCATCTAATATGCGGTGGTCCAGGACTGAACACTTGGGTGTGTGTCTGAAATGAAGATTTATACTCTTAACCCATTTAtgcactattttaaaaaagatttctttgtaAAGTTCTAGAAAGTCCTTTGGTATATATTGATTATTTGAACTATTATGTTATCAAATGTGCATGCCATTAAATGATAATTTCAGGACATCTTAACACATTGGATGTATATGCACCTAATCCAAGTcataaaattattacattttattcctAATCTGAAGAATGTGTTCTTCTATATATTCTCCCAAAGAatgtagtttatttaaaatagctacattctttatttttaaaattagtgtttgGCTGGCATGTAGAAATTTAAAGCTttgcaaagaaaaagagatagcACGCATGGTGTCTATGAGTGAGAATTAACAACCAGGGTTCTCATGTGTAACACTTAGCATGGTGACTGCTATAGAGTTAGGCACTCAATAAAGGTATAGGTGTGTTTTACCTTCACATAAAGTACCTATAAAGCCTAAAAAAGATCAACTGTTCAAGATAGGATCATAAGTTTCCTTTGAAGGGTAGGCTGTTGGGCCTTCTTAAGAGCCTGCTAATAGAAAAAGGCATTTCCATTGTTGCCTagattctttaaatttcttttatatagaCCTTGGTTTAATACCATTTTATTCACTGCTTGAATTGATACCTTAAAGGGATAGAtgaaatagagaattttaaatgtgattttttcaGCCAAACCTTGTTATTTCCACCATTTCAAGGGGTTTGGGGATGTAAAGGAGGCACCTGGACCCCAAGAAGGGACTTCCAGACTTGCAGAATGTGCAGGGCTGAAAAGACTGCAGGGAAATGTCCCTGCTGAGAATGGCCAACAGGTAATCCTTCCTAAAACCAATGTTATTTCATGTTCCTTTTCtcgattttgttcctttttaatccCATTAATCAGCTGTATTAatttcattacagaaaaaaaatagcaacaaaaaaagaggatgaaaatACATGATGTCACCATAGATTTTGTGTTTAAGTAGTATTTAGTTGTgtagtttatagaaatacaaaataaagcagATTTCTTTATTTGTAGCTGCTTATTTTCAGTCTGTTATATTTTCAGGTTAGAGTATAACTACTTCCAAAGGCTCTGCCTCCTTCCACTGTTCATAAATTGGTACCttatggagacaaaaaaaaaaaaaaaatagattggcatataaaaaataaaaaatgagtaaaaaaataaaattaattataaatatttacctAAAGACTTGCCTTTTTTCAGGAACGTGTAAAACACATGTTGAACATAACTCTAACTCTTAATCCCATGATCTGAAGACATGCTAAATTCttgtatataaaaatagtttactTAAGGATGTATTTACTTAAGGTATTTTATATATGCCTCTCCTCAGTTCCATGTTCTTCACATAGGAATCATTGCTGATATGGTGGGCATAAACTGAATCTTGGTATCTTCCAGatcccttcctttctttgataAAGAGCTTGAAGTTACTTAACCCATCAGAAGGCAGATCTGTCGCCTCAAGGGGGCAGCATTTAGTCATAGCCAAGATCATTTTAGCAAAAGCCACAGGAATTctcatttcagtattttcttaAGAGTGCTACTGCTTAGATTTTTGGCGGACTAGCACATTGTAAAAACTAAGAAAGGCATTACCACTAAACAtaattttttgtttgcatttcgaTGTGTTTTTATAAGCCAGGCTTGATATGTATTGATTGTCTGTCTAGGTTTATGCTTAGAGTAAAAAAATGTGATAGTTTAagagcataagagaatgttacaGTAGAAAGATTATTAGATATTACTTTGTCCCAAACCCTCATTTTTAAGCGTTGAGGTTAACTTTCCCAAACTCAAAAAGATTTCTCTTCCAAAGATTTCTATTATTGCCTTCCATTCTGTTCTCAAAAGATCTGTACATTTAGACTAAGTATCATCTCTTTTATATCACAGTTAGAGTAAATCTAGTTCTTGTTCCCTAAAGCTGTTTCAGAGTATCTCTCTTTACTTGCCTATGTTTTAGAGGACACTCTTTCAGTTTGTTCCTTCAATTGGATCTTAGGTGTCCTTGTGTCTGGTTTATTCATCATCCTATTTACCTCAATCAATTCCATTTTATAAGTGGCTTTCAAAATCTGTAGCTACAATTGAACACAGTATTTCATTACTACTTAgtaaagaatttattttgagactagATTATGAATTCGTATTTTTCTAACACATATTGAAATGTTTAAGTTTTAGTCTTATTCTAAGGTTTAGTTAATTTTACATTACAGAATAAATCACAGAattgttttatatcctttttgtaattttacttttctggTCACTCACTGCTGGAGTTGTGGCTTTTCCactttgatttgaaaaaaaaaacaaaaccctgataTACAAAAATAGCTCCTCTTGAATAGACTGGATGGTATAGAATATTCCTCAAGAGTGATCATTCCCAAAATATGACTTTGAAACCTATTTTTGCATTTGCACTTGAGTTACAGTTATGGCTTATGGTCTAGCAGTTCATGATAAATAGTAAGAAAAGGTAAACTACTGCATcctaaaataaatctattttgcACTCTCATGCAAAAGACCTAAttcttaaaagataatttaaatggtactttaaaaattttgcagCATAATACAACCTGTTTGAAAATTAGCTTTGTTgaaagaaatgtataatttttttaatagaagaggAAACCTAAAAATATTACCTCTGTGGTCAAAGAAAACATGACTTTTAGAATTTCTCATTTGGTATATTCTGtaagtattttaattctttttgtttcactgatgTATATTTTGATCTATTTAATTCTTCTtgtcatttgtttactttttattgtacacatttttcaaacatacacaaaagccAATAAATCATCATGTATCTATTACCTAgcttaaaatattatcattttgccattttagttTCATCTGTTCTTCAccactatcattttttttattggagtacttaaaaaatttttttaacatttattcatttttgagagacagagatagagcatgagcaggagaggggcagacagagagggaaacagaatctgaagcaggctccaggctctgagctgtcagcacagagcccgatgtggggcttgaacccacaaaccatgagatcatgacctgaactgaagttgcttaactgactgagccacccaggtgcccctgttggagtactttaaaacaaatatcaaacattatttctttttgccAATAAATAATTCAGAGTCTATTTCTTTAATTGTTAAAGTACTTTTAACTATTTAGATATATATACAATACCAAATCACATCTAACAAAAATagtaatgttttaatattatctGATACCCAGTTCATGGTCAGTGTTCTCtagttgtctttaaaaaataatgtggtgggttttttgtttgttttttaaacaacttgTTCGAATCAGGGTCCACAAATTTTTCACACCTTGCATTTGGTTAAtgtatctttattcatttttaatttaacagcTTAGGTTAATTTGAGAGCATTCTTTCCATGTCCCTCATTAACATTTGGGGTTAAAATACCCTGTGATTCCTTCTTAAATTTTCTATGTGACACCAAATAGGAGttccttaatagaaaaaaataggataaagATTTGTTAGcacttataaaagtaaaaataagcttAATCTACAAATATATGACAAGCTAGTCAATAAGATACCTAATTTAAATGGTGAAAGTATAGGGAACCAGAAGGTTAATCCTGAGGAAATTTGATGCCTCTGGCAAATTTACCCTTAAATTAAAATTCTGGGATATGTGTAACTTGTTActctttaatatttgtatttggcTGAAACTGGTCCTCTTGATTACTCCCCTTTATTAgaatttcctgtatttttaatgtaatatttttatttcagggaaTCAATTTGCATAATTCTTTTGATAAATAAACTAATTCTATTGTTCcattcctttgtctctgaccctcttcccccacccccacccccatctgcttTCTCATCATCGGTTTTTATGGCTTAAAGAATTCataggtgaggggtgcctgggtggctcagtcggttaagcgtctgactttgcctcaggtaatgatttcacggttcaggttgatgggttcaggccccacgtcaggctctgtgctgacagctcagagcctggagcctgcttcggattctgtgcctccctctcaatgcccctcccccactcacattctgtctctctgtctctctctctctctcaaaaatgaatgaacatttaaaaaaattaaaaaaaaattcacaggtgagggcaccttggtggctcagttggttaagcatccactcttgatttcagttcaggtcatgatctcacaagtcatGGGATCCGGctcagcactgggctctgtgccaaacatggaacctgcctgggattctctatctccctctttctctgcccctgcttgtgcttgtgctctctccctcaaaataaataaataaacattgtttttaaagtgatttaaaaaaatagaattcacagGTGAATGATTGTCGGATCCATGTTTCCAGCATTAACTTTTGTAGTTGTTCCCAAAGCAAACTCATCATCTTTCCTCCAAAATACGACTTCCCTCTTGGATTTCTCTATTTGGACTTctagtataataataatagtaactgttGTCGTTTATTGAGACTCTAGAGTTAGGCACTTCATCTGTCATTTCTCTAGTCTTCCCACCATTCCTAAAGTTGGATTTCATTACTTAACAGTTcggatcagagaggttaaataggttgcccagggtcacataacTAGTTCAAAAGGCAAATTTAAAGTTTGAGTACGGATCTGTCAGACTAGAAAGTTCACATCCTATCCATGACACCTGTTTTTcatgcatgtatatgcatgtatattttctCCCTAACTGTATTATAAAATCTTAATGGTGGGACCCAACTATAGAAACAACTTTAATTATATCCCAAAGGTAGATTTTTCTTCCCTTAGAGCTTGGAACTCCAAAGTTCCTaacttcacatttctttctttttttaaaattgtttttatttattttgagagagagcacaagtggggaaaagggcagagagagagaatcctaagcaggctttgcagcatggagcctgacacaaggctcagtcccacaaaccatgaggccaagacctgagctgaaatcaagagtcagacacttaactgactcagcctcccgggtgccccaagattttatttttttcaagtaatctctacatccaacatgagacttgaactcacaaccctgagctcaagagtcacttgctcaaccaactgagccagctaggtgccccaggaccttttttaagtttatttttgaaagagaaagagctagtgggagagaggcagaaagagagagagagagtgcgtgcgtgcGCACCTGTGCTCCTATGCAccaaagcgggggaggggcagagagagagaatcccaagagaccctatgctgtcagtgcagagaccagcCCCAGCTCAAACcagtgaaccgtgagatcatgacctgagctgactgaagagttgaacacttaaccaactgagccacccaggcaccccatgatgtcacatttcttttttttttttttaagtatttattttgagagagagagaaagagagcacgagcaggggagcagcagagagagggggaaggagagaatcccaagcaggctacatgttgtcagtgcagagccagacatggatcttaaacccacaaattgtgagatcatgacctaagccaaaatcaagactcagatgttgGGTCAcatggctgactcagttggttaagtttcggactcggtttcagctcaggtcatgatctcaccattcatgagttcgag
The Lynx canadensis isolate LIC74 chromosome B4, mLynCan4.pri.v2, whole genome shotgun sequence DNA segment above includes these coding regions:
- the ARID2 gene encoding LOW QUALITY PROTEIN: AT-rich interactive domain-containing protein 2 (The sequence of the model RefSeq protein was modified relative to this genomic sequence to represent the inferred CDS: inserted 3 bases in 2 codons; deleted 1 base in 1 codon; substituted 1 base at 1 genomic stop codon): MANSTGKAPPDERRKGLAFLDELRQFHHSRGSPFKKIPAVGGKELDLHGLYTRVTTLGGFAKVSEKNQWGEIVEEFNFPRSCSNAAFALKQYYLRYLEKYEKVHHFGEDDDEVPPGNPKPQLPIGAIPSSYNYQQHSVSDYLRQSYGLSMDFNSPNDYNKLVLSLLSGLPNEVDFAINVCTLLSNESKHVMQLEKDPKIITLLLANAGVFDDTLGSFSTVFGEEWKEKTDRDFVKFWKDIVDDNEVRDLISDRNKSHEGTSGEWIWESLFHPPRKLGINDIEGQRVLQIAVILRNLSFEEGNVKLLAANRTCLRFLLLSAHSHFISLRQLGLDTLGNIAAELLLDPVDFKTTHLMFHTVTKCLMSRDRFLKMRGMEILGNLCKAEDNGVLICEYVDQDSYREIICHLTLPDVLLVISTLEVLYMLTEMGDVACTKIAKVEKSIDMLVCLVSMDIQMFGPDALAAVKLVEHPSSSHQVLSEIRPQAVEQVQTQTHVASTPASRAVVAQHVAPPPGIVEIDSEKFACQWLNAHFEVNPDCSVSRAEMYSEYLSTCSKLARGGILTSTGFYKCLRTVFPNHTVKRVEDSSSNGQAHIHVVGVKRRAIPLPIQMYYQQQPVSTPVVRVDSVPDVSPSPSPAGIPHGPQTVGNHFQRTSVTNQSSNLTATQMSFPVQGVHTVAQTVXRIPPNPTVHTHQQQNAPXDCHSKXAPIPCEVVKATVIQNSLPQTAVPVSIAVGGGAAQSSVVQNHSTGPQPVTVVNSQTLLHHPSVIPQQSPLHTVVPGQIPSGTPVTVIQQAVPQSHIFGRVQNIPACTSTVSQGQQLITTSPQPVQTSSQQTSAGSQPQDTVIIAPSQYVTTSASNIVSATSVQNFQVATGQMVTIAGVPSPQPSRVGFQNIAPKPLPSQQVSSTVVQQPIQQPQQPTQQSVVIVSQPAQQGQTYAPAIHQIVLANPAALPAGQTVQLTGQPNITPSSSPSPVPATNNQVPTAMSSSSAPQSQGPPPTVSQMLSVKRQQQQQHSPAPSPQQVQVQVQQPQQVQMQVQPQQTNAGVGQPASGESSLIKQLLLPKRGPSTPGGKLILPAPQIPPPNNARAPSPQVVYQVANNQAAGFGVQGQTSAQQLLVGQQNVQLVQSAMPPAGGVQTVPISNLQILPGPLISNSPATIFQGTSGNQVTITVVPNTSFATATVSQGNATQLIAPAGITMSGTQAGVGLQVQTLPATQTSPAGQSSCTTATPPFKGDKIICQKEEEAKEATGLHVHERKIEVMENPSCRRGTTNTSNGDTKENEMQVGSLLNGRKYSDSSLPPSNSGKIQSEANQCSLISNGPSLELGENGTSGKQNSEQIDMQDIKSDLKKPLVNGICDFDKGDGSHLSKNIPNHKTSNHVGNGEISPMEPQGTLDATQQDTAKGDQLERISNGPILTLGGSPSVSSIQEAPNVATQQFSGTDLPNGPLASSLNSDVPQQRPSVVVSPHSTTSVIQGHQVVAVPHSGSRVSHSPALSSDVRSTNGTAECKTVKRPAEDNDRETVTGIPNKVGVRIVTISDPNNAGCSATMVAVPAGADPSTVAKVAIESAVQQKQQHPPTYVQNVVPQNTPMTPSPAAQVQNQPSTSQPSPFSASSQQGDPVRKPGHNFMCLWQSCKKWFQTPSQVFYHAATEHGGKDVYPGQCLWEGCEPFQRQRFSFITHLQDKHCSKDALLAGLKQDEPGQAGSQKSSTKQPAVGGTSSTPRAQKAIVNHPSAALMALRRGSRNLVFRDFTDEKEGPITKHIRLTAALILKNIGKYSECGRRLLKRHENNLSVLAISNMEASSTLAKCLYELNFTVQSKEQEKDSEMLQ